A stretch of the Ictidomys tridecemlineatus isolate mIctTri1 chromosome 5, mIctTri1.hap1, whole genome shotgun sequence genome encodes the following:
- the Socs4 gene encoding suppressor of cytokine signaling 4 → MAESSENNSKNIDVRPKTSRSRSADRKDGYVWSGKKLSWSKKSESCSDAETVDTIEKTEVPLRSQERNHSCSSIELDLDHSCGHRFLGRSLKQKLQDAVGQCFPIKNCSSRHSSGLPSKRKIHISELMLDKCPFPPRSDLAFRWHFIKRHTAPISPKSDEWVSTDLSQSELRDGQLKRRNLEDVNCFSHTNVQPCVVTTNNASCRGGPMTGSMMNLGPNNSIEDSDMDSDDEIITLCTSSRKRNKPKWEMDDDILQLETPPKYHTQIDYVHCLVPDLLQINNNPCYWGVMDKYAAEALLEGKPEGTFLLRDSAQEDYLFSVSFRRYSRSLHARIEQWNHNFSFDAHDPCVFHSPDITGLLEHYKDPSACMFFEPLLSTPLIRTFPFSLQHICRTVICNCTTYDGIDALPIPTSMKLYLKEYHYKSKVRVLRIDAPEQQC, encoded by the coding sequence atggcAGAAAGTAgtgaaaataatagtaaaaatatagATGTAAGACCCAAAACTAGTCGAAGTAGAAGTGCTGACAGAAAGGATGGTTATGTGTGGAGTGGAAAGAAGTTGTCTTGGTCCAAAAAGAGTGAGAGTTGTTCAGATGCTGAAACAGTGGATACTATAGAGAAAACTGAAGTTCCTTTAAGGAGCCAAGAAAGAAATCACAGCTGTTCATCCATTGAGTTGGACTTAGATCATTCCTGTGGTCATAGATTTTTAGGCCGATCTCTTAAACAAAAATTGCAAGATGCTGTGGGGCAGTGTTTTCCAATAAAGAATTGTAGTAGTCGACACTCTTCCGGGCTTCcatctaaaagaaaaattcatatcAGTGAACTAATGTTAGATAAGTGTCCTTTTCCACCTCGATCAGATTTAGCCTTCAGATGGCATTTTATTAAACGACACACTGCTCCTATAAGTCCCAAATCAGATGAATGGGTAAGCACAGACTTGTCTCAGAGTGAATTGAGGGATGGTCAGCTAAAACGAAGAAACTTGGAAGATGTAAACTGTTTCTCTCATACCAATGTTCAACCTTGTGTTGTAACTACCAACAATGCTTCATGTAGAGGTGGTCCCATGACTGGCTCTATGATGAATCTAGGTCCAAATAACAGTATAGAAGATAGTGATATGGATTCAGATGATGAAATTATAACACTTTGCACAAgttccagaaaaagaaacaaacccaaATGGGAAATGGATGATGATATCCTACAGTTGGAAACACCTCCTAAGTACCACACCCAGATTGATTATGTTCACTGTCTTGTACCAGACCTCCTTCAGATCAATAACAATCCATGTTACTGGGGAGTTATGGATAAATATGCAGCTGAAGCTCTACTAGAAGGAAAACCAGAAGGTACCTTTTTACTTCGAGACTCAGCACAGGAAGACTATTTATTCTCTGTTAGTTTTAGACGCTATAGTCGTTCTCTCCATGCTAGAATTGAACAATGGAATCACAACTTTAGCTTTGATGCACATGATCCTTGTGTCTTCCATTCTCCTGATATTACTGGACTCCTGGAACATTATAAGGACCCAAGCGCCTGTATGTTCTTTGAACCACTTTTATCCACTCCTTTAATTCGGACTTTCCCCTTTTCCCTGCAGCATATTTGCAGAACAGTTATTTGTAATTGTACAACTTATGATGGTATTGATGCCCTTCCAATTCCTACTTCtatgaaattatatttgaagGAGTATCATTATAAATCAAAAGTTAGAGTACTCAGGATTGATGCGCCAGAACAACAATGCTAG
- the Mapk1ip1l gene encoding MAPK-interacting and spindle-stabilizing protein-like, producing MSDEFSLADALPEHSPAKTPAVSNTKPGQPPQGWPGSNPWNNPSAPPSVPSGLPPSATPSTVPFGPAPTGMYPSVPPTGPPPGPPAPFPPSGPSCPPPGGPYPAPSVPGPGPTGPYPTPNMPFPELPRPYGAPTDPSAAGPLGPWGSMSSGPWAPGMGGQYPTPNMPYPSPGPYPTPPPPQAPGAAPPVPWGTVPPGAWGPPAPYPAPAGSYPTPGLYPTPNNPFQVPSGPSGAPPMPGGPHSYH from the exons ATGTCTGATGAATTTTCG TTGGCAGATGCACTACCTGAACACTCCCCTGCCAAAACCCCTGCTGTGAGCAATACCAAACCTGGTCAACCTCCTCAAGGCTGGCCAGGTTCCAACCCTTGGAATAACCCAAGTGCTCCACCTTCTGTGCCATCTGGACTCCCACCAAGTGCAACACCCTCCACTGTGCCTTTTGGACCAGCACCAACAGGAATGTATCCCTCTGTGCCTCCCACCGGACCACCTCCAGGACCCCCAGCACCCTTTCCTCCTTCTGGACCATCATGTCCCCCACCTGGTGGTCCTTATCCAGCCCCatctgtgccaggccctggcccCACAGGGCCCTATCCTACACCAAATATGCCCTTTCCAGAGCTACCTAGACCATATGGTGCACCCACAGATCCATCTGCAGCTGGTCCTTTAGGTCCATGGGGATCCATGTCTTCTGGACCTTGGGCACCAGGAATGGGAGGGCAGTATCCTACTCCTAATATGCCATATCCATCTCCAGGGCCAtatcccactcctcctcctccccaggcacCAGGGGCAGCACCACCTGTTCCATGGGGCACTGTGCCACCAGGAGCCTGGGGACCACCAGCTCCATATCCTGCCCCTGCAGGATCATATCCCACACCAGGACTCTATCCTACTCCCAATAATCCTTTTCAAGTGCCTTCAGGACCTTCTGGTGCTCCACCAATGCCTGGTGGCCCCCAT TCTTACCATTAA